The DNA sequence CGCCGTCTCGCGTGCCCGTTCCTTGGCGAGGACGTTGCCGGGATCTTCAACGGTGCCCAGCCAGCGATCGAGCATGCGGCTTCGCCAGACGAGATGGCAGAGGGCCGCCCACAGGAGCGATGCCCCGAAGAGCGCGAAGTACTGCCACACGGGCAGCTCCTCGAGTTCGAAGAGGTAGCGACCGAGCGGGATGGCGAGCACCGCGACGACGAAGGCAAGCAGGGCGAAGACGACGCCCACGAAGCGCCAATCGCCGCGCAACTTGGCGCCGCCCGCGAACCACTTGGTGGGCGGCACAGCGAAGAGGATGAGCAGGATGCTGCAGAAGCTGGAGTACAGCGTGAGCGCCGTCTGCGCGACCGGGTAGGCGTTCTCGAGAAGGTCGGTGTCGGTAGCAGCGGGATGCGCGGCGAGGTAGGCGTCCTTGGCGGGAATCGCGAACGCCTCGTAGACGCCCACCGACGTGAGGAGGAGGAGCAGGGCGGTCGGCAGCACGAAGCGCGCGAGCAGCTTGAACAGTCCGACCTTGGGCGTCGGCCCTGATCGCGCCCAGATGGCCAAGGCGAAGGCCGGCACGCCGGCGCTTACGAACGACACCAGAGACGCCTGGCGCGGCGCGAAGGGAAAGCCGCCCAGGGCCGTGATCGCGGCGATGATGCTTGCCTTGAAGCAGATGCGCACCAGGAAGATGTGCAGGATGTCGTTCATGCCGTTGATGATGCGTTGCCCTTCGCGGAAGGCATAGGGGAGAGGAGCGAAGGTATCGTTGAGGAGGATGAGGTCGGCGACACCGCGCGCTGCTTGACTCCCTCCCTGCATGCCGACGGCGACGTTGGCCTGCTTGAGAGCGATGACGTCGTTGACACCGTCGCCGATCATCGCCACGTAGCGGCCGCGGCCGCGCAGAGTCTGGACGAGTTCCTCCTTCTGCTCCGGTGTCACGCGGCCGAAGACGGTTGCCGCTTCGGCGGCCTCGCCGAACGAGGAAGGGTCCAGCTCTTCGAGTTCCGGACCGGAGATCGCGACGGCGTGGGGGAGAGCGTCGGAGTCGCCGGCCGCTCGCCCGGCGACCCGAGTGGCACCGATGCCCGCCTGCGCGGCAAGGGCGCTGACCGTCTTGGGATTGTCGCCGGAGACGATCTTCACCTCGATGCCGGCGGCCGAGAACCCGTCCAGCGTGTCGCGTACCCCGGGACGGAGCTCATCGCTGAAGCAGATGAGTCCGAGTGCCGCGAGATCGGGTGGCAGTTGTGGTTGCCCGTCGCCGATGCGAAACGGAACCGGCTCGTGCGAGCCCGCCAGGAGGAGCACGCGCAGGCCGCGTGTGGCCCACGCGTCGGCTTGTTCCTGCCAGGCGCCGGTGCCGGCGGCAAGCGCCGGCGCCACCATCTCCGGCGCGCCGAACACGTAGGTGCCGCGGAGTTCGGCGTCTTCTTCGCCGCTGAAGGCGAGGCCGCTCCACTTGCGTGCCGAGCTGAAAACGGCCTCGTGGAGCACGGCGGCATGAGGCTGAGGAAGGGCCGTGCGTATCGCCATGATCGTCTTGTTGGCGTCGCTGCTGGTGGCGGCGAAGACGCCGAGAAGGCGCTCGACGCGGGCTCGCTCCGCGCCGAGTGGGGCGATCTCCTCGAGAGTGATGACGCCGGATGTGAGCGTGCCCGTCTTGTCGGTGCAGAGGACGTCGACGTTGCTCAGCGACTCGATGGCGTTGAAGCGCTGCACGAGGATGTTCTGTCCCAGCAGGCGCACGGCGCCGAGGGCGTAGGTGAGCGCAATGGAGAGCACCAGTCCGTTGGGAATGAGCGCCAAGATGACGGTGCTCATGCGTACGCTCTCGACGAAGGGAATGCCGCCGGCCGTATTGCGAATCCAGACGAGAATCTCGAAGGCGACGACCACGAGAAGGAGGGTGCGCACGATGCGCGAGATCTGCCGCTGCAGCGGTGTCAGCTCGCGCGTGTAGGTCGTCGCCTTCGCCAGGAGCTTGTTGGCGAAGCTCGAGAGCCCGACCATCTCGGCCTCGTAGTAGCCGCCGCCGGTGACGCAGAAGCTCCCCGACAGCAGGGGGTCGCCAGGGTTCTTGGCGACGAGATCCGATTCGCCGGTGAGCAGCGATTCGTCCACTTCCATGCGGCCCGGGCCCAGCATCGGTCCGTCGACGACCACTTGGTCGCCCGGGTGGACGTAGAGGGCGTCGCCGACGACGATCTGCGAGGGATCGATGTCGACCAAGGTGCCATCGCGCAGCACGGTTGCTTTGGGGCGCATGAGGATGGCGATGCGATCCATCACCCGTTTGGCGCGGATCTCCTGGAAGAGACTGATTACCGTGTTGGCTGTGATGACGCCGACGACGACGAACGCGTCCAGAGGCTTGCCGAGGATGAGCAGCAAGGCGCCCATGACGTAGAAGAGATTGTTGATGAAGTTGAAGACGTTCTCGCGAATGATCTGCCCGTAGGTGCGTCCGGTGCGGATCTGCGCGTCGTTGCCCTGGCCGGCGGCGCGGCGTTGTGCGGCCTCAGCGGTCGTGAGGCCCGGGGTTGGGGGCGGCGGATCGTCGAGGTTGCTCGTCTGAGCGGTGGTGTCGCTCGCAACCGCGGCGTCGTCGGGGGTGGCGCCTGAGTCCTGTTCGTCGTGCACTTCGGGGTTCACGAGTCTCCAACGCCTGAAGGTAGGCGCACGGTATCAAGCGCGGAGGGACAGGTCCACCGAGCGGGTGTTTGTGGCGCTCGCCGATCGCCACTGCCGTCGCGGGCGTGAGTTCGCCGGTAGCGGAGACCGAAATGTCAACTTCCGCGAGCCTTGACCGGACCCGTGTTGACGGCGGTAGGGTGGCAAAGCGAGGCCGCGACGCGACCCCCTTCGCTGCCCCCCTCGAAGCGCCCTCAGGGTGCATTGCCCGGGCCCCCACCCGGGGCTACTTCGTGGAGGCGGCGTCTCGGTGCGACGGCGAGCACACTCCCGGCATTTCGAGCAAAGGAGCACGCGTGGGCAGCAAACGAATACTACCCTTCCTGGCGGTTGGCGCCCTGGCCCTCTTGGCGCTGCCGTCTTTGGCGTTCGGCGCCGATCTCGTCGACGACCCGGACGTCCAGGGCAAACTGCCGCAGTCTGCAAGAGCCTACTTCGCCGAAAGAGAAGCCGAGTATCAGGCCTGGGCCAACGGCAGAGCGCAACGGGCTCCTTCGCGCATTGTCGACGCACCGTATCGTGTGCTCACGACGACGAGCATCATGCAGCGTCGCAACGACTACTGCGTGCCTGCGACGACGGCGATCTTGGATCGCTTCGCGCGCGGCTCCCGTTCGTGGACGCAAGATCAATGGGCCAGCTACCGCTACGGTGGCACCCCGCTTTGGACGGATGCGAGCGGCGGCAACATGTGGGTCATGGCCATGGGTCTACGTGATCGCACCGGCGTCGGCTATTCCTTCTCGAGTGGCAACTCCGCGACCTCGGTCTACGAGCGTTCCGTGTACGGCATCGTCACCAAAGGGCGTCCAGTCGCCTATGGCGTGCGCATCGACGCCGACAAGTGGCCCAACTACCGCTTCGATCACGCCGGCCACATCATGTGCGGGCGTGGTGTCGATTGGCGCTACTCCAACAGCATCTACGTAGACGATCCGTATCCCGAGAATGCTGCCTCTCCGTTAGGACGCGGGTCTCAGGGCGGCGACACGTTCGGCAAGAAGACCTATGCCCGATCGGTGATCGCCGGCGGCGTCGTCGCCAGCGCAAGTCAACAGGTCGTCTACTAACACTTCGAGGAGGGTCGTCATGCGTCAGCGTCGAGCCGTTCATGCGTCAACCCTGCGAGTGGTTCTCGTTGTCATGCTGTTGGCGGGGGCACTCTCCGCGTGCGGACACTCGACGCTGGCGCCCTCCCGAACCACTTCCAGCGCTTCCGCGGTCGCGTCGACACCGGCGTCGTGCCGCAGTGGTGGGTCGCTCACGGACGGCGACGTCGCGACCGCGGAGCACTTCACCCGCACGGTCGATGGCCTCGATCTTCCGATGCGCGAGTACGTGCTCACTGGGTCGTGGCATCTGCCGGACACCACCGATCGCGTGGCCGCGCTGCGGCGCAACACCGGTGAACGGCAGCAGGTGTGGCTCATGCGTCTTGCCGAGGGACGTATGCAGAGGGTGCTGTTGGGCGCTACGCAGTCGGCCGCTGGCTTCACCATCGGCTCCATCAGGATCTCCGACACATGGCTCGCCTGGGAGGAAGTCGGTCCCGGCGACGATCTCCGTCAAACGGTCGAGTGGCGTCTCTACGCCGCGCCGATCAGAGGTCTGCGGGCGTTGGGCGATCCACGGCTCATCACGTCGGCATCGAGCGCTACGGCGAGTCGTCCGCTCTTCGACGTCGCCGGCTCTCGGGTGGTGTGGACCAGCACGGGACGGGATGAGCTCGGGGAGCGAAAGGCATCGCATATCGTGCGCTACGACCTCGACTCGGAGAGGGGGAAGGTCGTGTACACGACAGAGAATCTTCTGGAGTCTCTGAGTCTCAAGAACGGGTGCGTGCTGGTCAGCGAGACCGATGCTGCACGGCCGGCGTTGACGAGTCTGCAGGTGCTCGATCTTGCGACCGGCGAGAAGGTCGACGCGCTTCAGGTTCCCAGTGCGCATTCGCTGTCTCACTGGCCGGCGTGGCAGAAGGGTTGGTTCGCATGGACTCCCTTCGCCGCGGGGGAAGATACGTATCCCGCGCTCTACGTCGCCAGCGGGAACGGCGATGTCTTCGCTGAGGGCTCCTGGGGGGTCGACCCATGCTTCGTTGGCGACTACATGTTCTTCCAGACACAGCGCTTCGACCCGCGTCGGGGAGCCCGCACAGTGGAGGTACGAGCGCTGCGTCTCCGCGACATGACCACGTTCGTGGTCGACTCGGGGAGTCCCGACGAGAACGAGTGGTGGCAAGCGCTTGTCGGGGCGCCGGACTTGCGCCGAACCTACGTCACGATTGCCGATCGCTCGTTGTTTGCGGAGTCAGCTGCCGATGCGCAGACGGTTGTGCGGATATACGACGTGCGCTGAGCGGCTCCGCGACGTGAGCCGAATGCGAACACCGAGGGTCGTCGACGTGGCCGACGATACCTCGGTGTTCCGGCTGGTAGCCGCGGACAGTCTAGCGCAGGGAGCGTCTGCCCGCGAGGGCGCGGCCAAGCGTGAGCTCATCCGCGTACTCGAGGTCGCCGCCCACGGGGAGGCCGCTCGCCAGGCGGGTGACCTTGACGTGTGGCGGCAGCACGTCCGCAATGTACAGTGCTGTCGCCTCACCGGTCATTGTGGGGTTGGTGGCGAGAATCACCTCGTCCACGTCCTCGGCGACACGTGCTGCCAGTTCGGCAATGTGCAGATCCTGCGGCTCCACGCCGTCGATGGGGCTGAGGGCGCCGCCGAGAACGTGGTAGAGCCCGCGGAACTCGTGCGTGCGTTCGATCGTGACGATGTCGAACGGTTGTTCTACCACGCAGAGTACGCCGGTCTCGCGGCGCGGGTCGCTGCAGATGGTGCAGAGATCGTCCTCGGCGAGATTGAAGCAGCGCGTGCAGAAGCCGATTCGCTCCTTAACCTCGACGATCGCTGCGGCAAGCGGCAGGATCTGCTCCGGCCGCAGGCGCAGAATGTGGAACGTCAAGCGCTGCGCTGTGCGCGGGCCAATCCCGGGCAGCTTGGCGAGCTCGGTGATCAGACGTTCAACAGATGGTGAGTACATGGGCGCCTAGATTGCCTCAGCGATCTCTGCTGCTGGTGGGCCAGCTCTACATCAAGCCCGGGATGTTGGGCAGATCGAGTCCGCCGGTGGCTCCGCCCAGCTTGCGCGATGCCATGTCTTGCGCTGCTCGGAGGGCTTCGTTGACTGCTGCGACGACGAGATCCTGGAGCATCTCGACATCCTCGGGATCAACGGCCTCGGGCTTAATGCGGACATCGCGCACTTCGAGCGACCCGGTCATGACAACGGTCACCATGCCGCCGCCTGCAGTCGCTTCGACGGTCTCCAGCGCGAGCTCTTCCTGAGCCTTCGCCATCTTCGTCTGCATCTCCTGCACTTGCTTCAGCATCTTGTTGTACTGCGGGTTGGCCATGGTTTGCTCCTTAGGACTCGTCGGGCATCAGCTCGGCGTCGAGCTTCTCTTGCACTTGGCGTATTTGTTCGGTGAAGTCGTACTCCTGCGGCGCTGCTGCCGGGGGGGGAGCGCTGGTCGCCGGCGATGGAGTGCCGGCGGGTGTGAACGCGACGGACAGGGGGACGCCGAGAGCGCTCTCGGCTGCGGCGGCGAACACCTCGGCGTTTCCGGGTTCGCGCACGCGCATAAAAGCGATACCGGACGAAACGGACACAGTGAGGCACTGTCCGTCGAGGGCTGTCGGCCGTGCCTCGCGAAGCATCGCGTACAGGCTGACGCTGCTGGACTGAACGCGCTGCAGAATGAGGTCCCAGGCGCGCTTGACGCGCTCTAGCGTAAGCTCGGCCGGCGCTGCAATCGTCTGTGGCGGCGCATCGACGGGCGCGGAAGATGGGTTCGCGGTGTCGGGGGCGGGCGTCGTGGGTTGTGCATCGCCCTCATCTGGCGCCGCGCCCGGCGGAAACGCGGCGGACGGAGGTGAAACCGCGGCGCCTGCTGTGTCGGCCGCGGTTGTCGGCGAGGCGGCCACCGGGGTCGCGCCGCTGGCTGCAGTCGGCGGCGTGGCAGGCTCGAGCGCTGGCGGCGCCGTCGCCGGACCGCATTCTGCGGAGGGCACTGCATCGTGACGATGGGCCTCAATGAGCTCGCGCGACGCCACCGTGGATTCGAGGCGGCGGATTCGTTCCTCGAGCGCCGCCGCCGAGTGGTCCAGCTGAGGTCGGGTAGCTTTGATCAGCGCCAGTTCGAGCTGCAGTCGCGAGTCGAGGCCGTCGCGAATCTCCCGCTGTGCCTCGCCGAGTAGCTCCATCAGGAACACCACTTCACGTGGGTGCAGATTGTTGGCCTGCGGCAGCAATCTTGTGAAATGGTGCTCGTCGAGCTCCACCGTCTGGCCGAGGACGCGCAGCGCGGATTCGTCGCGCGCGGCGTCCTCGAGGTGTTGCAGGAGGAAGACCTGGCGCAGATGACGCAACAGATCGCGGATGAACTGGGAGTAGTCGATACCGTCGTGTGCGAGGCGCTGGACGAACTGGAGCGCCTCGGCCGATTGTCGTTCGACGATGATGTCGACGATCTCGAAGAGCAGGTCTGAATTCGTGACTCCGAGGGCTTCGAGCACGTCCGCGGGGCGAATCGTTCCCTCGGAGTAGGCGATGAGCTTCTCCAGAGTGCCGATGGCGTCACGGAAGCCCCCTTGCGAGTGGCGGGCGATCTCGGCCAGGGCCGCGTGCTGGATCTCGATCGACGGTCCACCGCGCTCCTCCTCAGGGCGACCGTTTTCACGCTCGACGATGCTCGCCAGCAGCTTGGCCACGTCGCGGAGCTGTGGACGCCGGAAATCGAAGCGCTGGCAGCGCGACAGGATGGTCTCGGGGATTTTGTGCGGCTCGGTGGTCGCAAGCACGAAGACGACGTTTCCCGGCGGCTCCTCGAGCGTCTTCAGCAGGGCGTTGAAGGCTTCGCGCGTGAGCATGTGGACTTCATCGATGATGTAGACCTTGAAGCGGCTCTGGACAGGCGCGAAGGCGATCTTGTCGCGCAGTTCACGGATGTCGTCGATGCTGCGATTGGAGGCGGCGTCCATCTCGACGACGTCGAGAGAGACGCCGTCAGCGACGGCTCGGCAATGCCGGCATACG is a window from the Thermoleophilia bacterium genome containing:
- a CDS encoding HAD-IC family P-type ATPase, whose amino-acid sequence is MNPEVHDEQDSGATPDDAAVASDTTAQTSNLDDPPPPTPGLTTAEAAQRRAAGQGNDAQIRTGRTYGQIIRENVFNFINNLFYVMGALLLILGKPLDAFVVVGVITANTVISLFQEIRAKRVMDRIAILMRPKATVLRDGTLVDIDPSQIVVGDALYVHPGDQVVVDGPMLGPGRMEVDESLLTGESDLVAKNPGDPLLSGSFCVTGGGYYEAEMVGLSSFANKLLAKATTYTRELTPLQRQISRIVRTLLLVVVAFEILVWIRNTAGGIPFVESVRMSTVILALIPNGLVLSIALTYALGAVRLLGQNILVQRFNAIESLSNVDVLCTDKTGTLTSGVITLEEIAPLGAERARVERLLGVFAATSSDANKTIMAIRTALPQPHAAVLHEAVFSSARKWSGLAFSGEEDAELRGTYVFGAPEMVAPALAAGTGAWQEQADAWATRGLRVLLLAGSHEPVPFRIGDGQPQLPPDLAALGLICFSDELRPGVRDTLDGFSAAGIEVKIVSGDNPKTVSALAAQAGIGATRVAGRAAGDSDALPHAVAISGPELEELDPSSFGEAAEAATVFGRVTPEQKEELVQTLRGRGRYVAMIGDGVNDVIALKQANVAVGMQGGSQAARGVADLILLNDTFAPLPYAFREGQRIINGMNDILHIFLVRICFKASIIAAITALGGFPFAPRQASLVSFVSAGVPAFALAIWARSGPTPKVGLFKLLARFVLPTALLLLLTSVGVYEAFAIPAKDAYLAAHPAATDTDLLENAYPVAQTALTLYSSFCSILLILFAVPPTKWFAGGAKLRGDWRFVGVVFALLAFVVAVLAIPLGRYLFELEELPVWQYFALFGASLLWAALCHLVWRSRMLDRWLGTVEDPGNVLAKERARETARRRTSEGTLHDDADTSEKNPSQTTDTGDHPTPSPGA
- a CDS encoding C39 family peptidase, with amino-acid sequence MGSKRILPFLAVGALALLALPSLAFGADLVDDPDVQGKLPQSARAYFAEREAEYQAWANGRAQRAPSRIVDAPYRVLTTTSIMQRRNDYCVPATTAILDRFARGSRSWTQDQWASYRYGGTPLWTDASGGNMWVMAMGLRDRTGVGYSFSSGNSATSVYERSVYGIVTKGRPVAYGVRIDADKWPNYRFDHAGHIMCGRGVDWRYSNSIYVDDPYPENAASPLGRGSQGGDTFGKKTYARSVIAGGVVASASQQVVY
- the recR gene encoding recombination mediator RecR, which encodes MYSPSVERLITELAKLPGIGPRTAQRLTFHILRLRPEQILPLAAAIVEVKERIGFCTRCFNLAEDDLCTICSDPRRETGVLCVVEQPFDIVTIERTHEFRGLYHVLGGALSPIDGVEPQDLHIAELAARVAEDVDEVILATNPTMTGEATALYIADVLPPHVKVTRLASGLPVGGDLEYADELTLGRALAGRRSLR
- a CDS encoding YbaB/EbfC family nucleoid-associated protein, whose product is MANPQYNKMLKQVQEMQTKMAKAQEELALETVEATAGGGMVTVVMTGSLEVRDVRIKPEAVDPEDVEMLQDLVVAAVNEALRAAQDMASRKLGGATGGLDLPNIPGLM
- the dnaX gene encoding DNA polymerase III subunit gamma/tau, with product MKRSLYREYRPQTFSELIGQDHVARTLRHAVETDTVAHAYVFAGPRGTGKTSTARILAKALNCIGSDEAPVTSPTPNPCGVCRHCRAVADGVSLDVVEMDAASNRSIDDIRELRDKIAFAPVQSRFKVYIIDEVHMLTREAFNALLKTLEEPPGNVVFVLATTEPHKIPETILSRCQRFDFRRPQLRDVAKLLASIVERENGRPEEERGGPSIEIQHAALAEIARHSQGGFRDAIGTLEKLIAYSEGTIRPADVLEALGVTNSDLLFEIVDIIVERQSAEALQFVQRLAHDGIDYSQFIRDLLRHLRQVFLLQHLEDAARDESALRVLGQTVELDEHHFTRLLPQANNLHPREVVFLMELLGEAQREIRDGLDSRLQLELALIKATRPQLDHSAAALEERIRRLESTVASRELIEAHRHDAVPSAECGPATAPPALEPATPPTAASGATPVAASPTTAADTAGAAVSPPSAAFPPGAAPDEGDAQPTTPAPDTANPSSAPVDAPPQTIAAPAELTLERVKRAWDLILQRVQSSSVSLYAMLREARPTALDGQCLTVSVSSGIAFMRVREPGNAEVFAAAAESALGVPLSVAFTPAGTPSPATSAPPPAAAPQEYDFTEQIRQVQEKLDAELMPDES